The Apostichopus japonicus isolate 1M-3 chromosome 10, ASM3797524v1, whole genome shotgun sequence genomic sequence CTCCTTTACGAAATGGTTTTGCTTAAGTTATTTTTGTAAGTTTGAAACCTAGCCTGTAGAGGAATGATAGTCGTCTGTTTCATGGAATATTTTTAACAGAGTGGCAAATTACTACGTAATTCATTTGAGTCAACAAATTTAACTGTTGGCCTTAAGTCTTTTCTATAATCGTGGAAGGGGGATGGGGTTCATGAGTGATGGGATATTTAGATAAGAGGAATTTTGTTTGTTGAATAAGACAAAGAGATCAGCTAATCCAAATACTCTCAACCTTAATTCCAAGTCGTACAGTCATTGGAGAGGGTTGAGGGGGAGATGGGTGGGGGCATGGGTGGTGTTAGTGTGACAAATCCTGCCTACTTATgaatataatgtaaatatgatataaaaccCTAAGCGTGTCATAACTTTAAAGATTATAATAATTTGAGGATATTCTAAAAAATACACTTCTTTGATATGGTTCAAAGGCGATGAGGCGAGATTGGTAGAGAGCGACAAATGTTTGTTCATCAAgatttttaaatattaacaacTTAATCAAGAGTGGAATATAAAACACTATGGTCAATTGAAAAGATGATGTCTTTGTTATTTGTTCTATGTTTCAACAGAATTGAAGGGTTTCATTATCTGTGAGgcacaactcccccccccccattcccccacaCCAATAGAAGCATGGATTGTTCATACATTAAAGAGTCCATGAccattataaattattatatacatttatgtacacagggtgggatggggatggggtgaCAACTTCAAATATTTGCTCCTGCACCCACTCTTCCCTATATACTCCTGGGAGGGTAGTATTGCCAGGGCCGGGtcagttgccccccccccccaccaccagtGAAGTGAGTTTTCTCCTTCCTCTGGCTGGCACTAGTTCTCTAGTTTGGTTTATGCTTCCGAtctgaaaaataatttgctCGTCTACTTTTAATACTCCTACTTTACTCCCATTTATGGAGTCTGATATTTACTATTATTTTGCTAACCTGCAGGAGCTCGATCGGGTTAGcctacctcccccacccccccaccaccctcaGTGTCACTAGTCTCTTCCCTGTTCTTCCATTTTAAATTCTCTCGGTCATCAGATATTGGAATCACCAAAATTATTTTTGATACCTTCAAGACATGAAGgattttaaattgtaaatattatgtAAAACAATGCAGATTGCTCCTCAACTTTTCAACCGGCAAGATCATGGGTAGCGTCTATTCTCATTCGAACTTGCTATATCATTTTGATGTAACACCGTCATGATCAAATGACTATAGTCCAGGGTGGAAAATGCATCAAGCCGATAACTTGTTGGGGCGAGGGTCACGGAGGGGGTCACGTTCTCTCCTTATATGACTCAAACGTACCTCaatgaaaagtttatttttttcattttttgtaaagaaaaagtTCGCTTCTGTTAGttctcaataaaaaaaatatccctTTGTTGAGAAATTTAGACAACTGTAATTAGAAAGGGTTGCAAGATTAAAAAGCAAAGCAactaaatttgttttcaatctgAAATCAATTTTTATTCAGTAACATATCAATTTCTTTCTGACATGAAATCACGACATTCTCCAAAATACACGTCACGTCTCGTTTCGtcaaagttgattttttttttaaattgtttatctGAAGTCAATTTTTATTCAGTAAAAAAAGTCTAATTCTTTCTGACAGTCACGACAGCCTCCGAAAAAAACGTCACTCATTTCGTCATACTGGAATTTCTTACCAGCTCTAGCTTGTTTCACCGTATCTGACATTCTGCATATTGAGTTGCAATGGTGGATCCGGTCCTCCGGATTTCTCCGTTTGGTTACGTAACCAAGTCTCCTCCAGTAGTGATATTCATTGTATTCGATCTCGCTAGAACCAACTTTAGTAATGAAACCTGCAAGTTCCTCTAAGGATGAAAAATCTTGCATAAATATATAAGATTTTGGTGGCGCTATTCTATCATATTCTTCTCGAGTTGCTCCGTAAACCACTGGTACTTGATTATATTTCAGTAAAGAGTCCCAAAATTTTTCCGTTATGTACTCAGCGCAACAGCTATTTTCCAGAATGAGAGAAAATTTATGTTCCGTCACCGCTTCCGTGTATTCTTCACCGTCGAAGCGACCATCGCCACAAGTACCATACATAGTGATATTTATATGTTCCTTTAATGCATATGCAAAGTCCCTTCTTTTATAATGCCTCGGTGACAGAGGGCAATGCGAACTGGACCATCGGATGAGTTTACTCTTCTTAGAGTACCAATTCACAGAGCCATTTTGTTGTGTGGCATACTTTGTATAAAATCCGTAAGGGGTTGGAAAGTCAGATCTGCTGTGGTAAGTAAACGATAAATTGTACACCATTTTCATATCGTCCGGTGGTCGGACGGCTACGCAAGTTAATGGGGACTCATGTGTACCCAGTACCCACAGTTGTGAGGGACTTCTCTCTCTGTGGTACCGCCGCCAGCTTTCCAAGGTCATCCCATGCCTTGCTCCAATGGTGAATATCACGGCGTCGGCGTCCTTTATGCCACGAGTATCATTTGTTACGTAATACGGGTCGCCATTACAGTCACAATGTTCTGGAAATC encodes the following:
- the LOC139975459 gene encoding 4-galactosyl-N-acetylglucosaminide 3-alpha-L-fucosyltransferase FUT6-like translates to MASYKCIFFICSLYAILCVPWIYKAVLPFLSSDSFVKPRSVWKNFDLDIRSKNSAISDQTVVQPTSDKDLFNVIFIGYGKFSHHRFPEHCDCNGDPYYVTNDTRGIKDADAVIFTIGARHGMTLESWRRYHRERSPSQLWVLGTHESPLTCVAVRPPDDMKMVYNLSFTYHSRSDFPTPYGFYTKYATQQNGSVNWYSKKSKLIRWSSSHCPLSPRHYKRRDFAYALKEHINITMYGTCGDGRFDGEEYTEAVTEHKFSLILENSCCAEYITEKFWDSLLKYNQVPVVYGATREEYDRIAPPKSYIFMQDFSSLEELAGFITKVGSSEIEYNEYHYWRRLGYVTKRRNPEDRIHHCNSICRMSDTVKQARAGKKFQYDEMSDVFFGGCRDCQKELDFFY